Proteins encoded by one window of Chryseobacterium foetidum:
- a CDS encoding carboxypeptidase-like regulatory domain-containing protein: MKAVITASKNGKEKSKEVEFSTRYSEVEWVDVKIDKNKKKIDTTLRVNLKDGGEEGLECSSSLSGMRDETRWLETCPWEKISQEAINYFKKSPIKNRTRNWEELKNMALEGINTYWSRTDKKTFYKGTDIHGEKWEILVNAVQDDKGMVAPKIIYFTNKENTTFNRSHNWELHRELYYKTGYTFYSDWKSYNKNTIVYLTKGWFYTDSKDSDLDFKETAAHEIGHQLLLTYGGRSYSYTHKSTSEPTWIQQYPLPGTKYPKGNEEIDLMKYADEQVPMDYHDRVVLSKEDSLSIVWLSKIEILSLLFFLSLLLSCSTKNSESEREIVDYYSGIVLDKNNGVILENVSVKCSLNNKVIKSVLTDKNGYFKISDSSLNILTIQKPRKLIFSKSGYSSDTINSAQLIPQYRQNKNPNINYFIYKIPDTIYLQKVDKPK; the protein is encoded by the coding sequence TTGAAAGCGGTTATTACTGCCAGTAAAAATGGTAAAGAAAAATCAAAAGAAGTTGAGTTTTCTACAAGGTATAGTGAGGTGGAATGGGTTGACGTAAAAATTGATAAAAATAAAAAAAAGATTGATACGACATTGCGTGTTAACTTAAAAGACGGCGGAGAAGAAGGATTAGAATGCTCTTCTAGCTTATCGGGAATGAGAGATGAAACGCGCTGGCTTGAGACTTGTCCATGGGAAAAAATTTCTCAAGAGGCAATAAATTATTTTAAAAAAAGTCCTATAAAAAATAGAACAAGAAATTGGGAAGAGTTGAAAAATATGGCACTGGAAGGTATCAACACATATTGGAGCAGAACTGATAAGAAAACTTTTTATAAAGGAACAGATATTCATGGTGAAAAATGGGAAATATTAGTTAATGCTGTTCAAGATGACAAGGGCATGGTTGCTCCTAAAATTATTTATTTCACAAATAAAGAAAATACAACTTTTAATCGTTCCCACAATTGGGAGCTACACAGAGAACTGTACTATAAAACTGGTTACACATTTTATTCTGATTGGAAATCTTATAATAAAAATACCATTGTCTATCTTACCAAGGGATGGTTTTATACTGATTCTAAAGACAGTGATTTAGATTTTAAAGAAACCGCAGCCCATGAGATTGGGCACCAATTGCTATTGACTTATGGGGGACGCAGTTATAGTTATACACATAAAAGTACATCCGAACCCACCTGGATTCAGCAGTATCCACTGCCAGGCACAAAGTATCCCAAAGGTAATGAAGAAATTGATCTGATGAAATATGCTGACGAACAGGTACCGATGGACTATCATGATAGAGTTGTTCTATCAAAAGAGGATTCGCTAAGCATCGTTTGGCTTAGCAAAATCGAGATTTTAAGTTTATTGTTTTTCCTCTCATTACTATTATCATGTTCTACCAAAAATTCAGAGAGTGAGAGAGAAATTGTCGATTATTATAGTGGCATTGTGCTGGATAAAAATAATGGGGTGATATTGGAGAATGTGTCTGTTAAATGTTCACTAAATAATAAAGTTATTAAATCTGTTTTAACAGATAAAAACGGATATTTCAAAATTTCTGACTCTTCTTTAAACATACTTACAATACAAAAACCAAGAAAATTAATTTTTAGTAAAAGCGGTTATAGTTCTGATACAATTAATTCAGCTCAATTAATTCCGCAATATAGACAGAATAAAAATCCAAATATTAATTACTTTATATATAAAATACCCGATACTATTTATTTACAAAAAGTGGACAAACCTAAGTAG